The following coding sequences lie in one Porphyromonas asaccharolytica DSM 20707 genomic window:
- a CDS encoding TonB-dependent receptor — MRQIPLRSLCLLLILHVLYFTLPAQVVTTVRGAVRDGAEAPLVGANVAFYRLTPSGDKQLVAGGTSDSKGRFAIAQVPQEQLSLEVSYIGYQNYQDNLTITAGLNLGVIQLKEDEHLLEVVVVEGKATDMTVRGDTIAFNADAYKVPQGAMLEELVKRLPGAEIDENGQITIGGQQVAKIMLDGKEFFSGDTKVAMRNLPASVVNQLEVLNQQSDEARVTGFDDDEEQTVLNIRTKPDMRQGTFGHALAGYGLDHRYELSGMLNYFSKRHQTTLIAGSNNTNGQGLSDLDLGGGSGGWGRGGGRRGGGFGNQGITTSAQIAANETYTPNDRLEINANARYGYTQNDLSTRTETENLLPDSPSTFTNETSEALRRGHNLGGDAFIKWQATDRTELIYRPAVHYSWGIDQEERNYRTTDSEDNELHRGSQENLREHSGLRLFNMLLLGHKLNDEGRTLSLQLNGGFLGGNASTESHSTLHSVEGDQSQQTLLEDRDQTFNYRIRTGYVEPLTELLSLQAQLEWSDRIRSSERDYKLPDATGVWTQLDATMDTKMKTRLSSLSGGVDLKVANKLLDLTVGLRIRPTWMTTEQLQLASQEPLVRRETIWAPSLNFRYTPSKQTMLRLGYWGRSEMPSAGQMYSLPDATNLRESIVGNPDLRPSYQHQLFGMFRTFIPSTSQAINLRFFGAYTHHAVISDQTVDAKTQRRQITYINADGGEYMVHANGSFTTPLFTKSLSLAVSLGSAYNYRLGRINGVTNGAHSWTLSPNLSLAYSNSWLYLRAKGGLRYHYGSQSLQIATSPHTYDWSAGGDASVTLPLGFKVESEAIYTQGIGYQEPYNVASVLWSAGLSYSFLKDQAATLRIKVYDLLNEQQSIWRQVTATEISDTWSNSLGRYAMLHLIYRFRL; from the coding sequence ATGCGACAGATACCTTTACGGAGTCTCTGCCTACTCCTGATACTGCACGTCTTATACTTTACATTACCTGCCCAAGTGGTCACGACCGTACGAGGTGCCGTACGGGACGGCGCCGAGGCTCCTCTGGTGGGTGCCAACGTGGCATTCTATCGGCTCACACCCTCAGGCGATAAGCAGCTCGTGGCGGGCGGTACGAGCGATAGCAAGGGGCGCTTTGCGATAGCTCAAGTGCCTCAGGAGCAGCTCTCCCTAGAGGTCTCCTACATAGGCTATCAGAACTACCAGGACAACCTGACGATCACGGCTGGGCTAAACTTAGGAGTCATACAGCTCAAGGAGGATGAGCATCTGCTCGAGGTGGTGGTCGTAGAGGGTAAAGCAACCGACATGACGGTACGAGGCGATACGATCGCCTTCAACGCTGATGCCTACAAGGTGCCGCAAGGTGCTATGCTCGAGGAGCTGGTCAAGCGTCTTCCAGGAGCGGAGATTGATGAGAATGGTCAGATCACCATCGGTGGGCAGCAGGTGGCGAAGATTATGCTCGACGGCAAGGAGTTCTTTAGCGGGGATACGAAGGTCGCTATGCGTAATCTGCCAGCCTCCGTGGTCAATCAGCTGGAGGTGCTAAACCAGCAGAGCGACGAGGCGCGCGTCACGGGCTTTGACGACGATGAGGAGCAGACCGTACTCAACATACGCACGAAGCCTGATATGCGTCAAGGTACTTTCGGACACGCTCTGGCGGGTTATGGCTTGGACCACCGCTATGAGCTTAGCGGGATGCTCAACTACTTCTCCAAGCGGCACCAGACGACGCTCATCGCTGGCAGTAACAATACAAACGGGCAGGGACTCTCTGACCTGGACCTAGGCGGTGGCTCTGGTGGATGGGGGCGTGGCGGCGGTAGACGTGGTGGTGGCTTCGGAAATCAAGGTATAACCACCTCTGCACAGATCGCTGCTAATGAGACTTACACACCTAATGATCGGCTGGAGATCAATGCGAATGCACGCTATGGATATACCCAAAACGATCTCTCGACACGCACCGAGACGGAGAACCTCTTGCCTGACAGCCCCAGTACATTTACCAATGAGACATCCGAGGCTCTCAGACGTGGACACAATCTAGGGGGCGATGCTTTTATCAAGTGGCAAGCGACGGACCGCACGGAGCTGATCTACCGCCCTGCGGTACATTACAGTTGGGGCATAGATCAGGAGGAGCGTAACTATCGCACTACGGATAGCGAGGATAACGAGCTGCATCGAGGCAGTCAGGAGAACCTTCGGGAGCATAGTGGGCTACGCCTCTTCAACATGCTCCTCCTAGGGCACAAGCTCAATGACGAGGGACGTACTCTCAGCCTACAACTCAACGGAGGCTTCCTCGGTGGCAACGCTAGCACCGAGAGCCACTCGACGCTTCACTCGGTCGAGGGGGATCAGTCACAGCAGACGCTCCTGGAGGATCGCGATCAGACCTTCAACTACCGCATACGCACGGGCTACGTGGAGCCACTCACAGAGCTGCTCTCACTACAAGCGCAACTAGAGTGGAGCGACCGCATACGGAGTAGTGAGCGTGACTACAAGCTGCCTGACGCTACGGGTGTCTGGACACAGCTAGATGCCACGATGGATACGAAGATGAAGACCCGCCTCAGCTCGCTAAGTGGAGGTGTAGACCTCAAGGTGGCCAACAAACTGCTCGACCTGACCGTAGGACTACGTATCCGCCCTACCTGGATGACTACGGAGCAGTTGCAACTAGCTAGCCAAGAGCCTCTCGTGCGCCGAGAGACGATATGGGCGCCTTCACTCAACTTTCGCTACACGCCTAGCAAGCAAACGATGCTTCGCCTAGGCTATTGGGGACGCTCAGAGATGCCTTCTGCAGGACAGATGTATAGTCTCCCCGATGCGACCAATCTGCGGGAGTCGATCGTAGGTAATCCAGATCTACGTCCCAGCTACCAGCATCAGCTGTTTGGTATGTTTCGCACCTTCATCCCCAGTACGAGCCAAGCGATCAATCTACGCTTCTTCGGTGCTTATACCCACCACGCTGTGATCAGCGATCAGACGGTCGATGCCAAGACGCAGCGCCGACAGATCACCTACATCAATGCCGATGGGGGAGAGTATATGGTGCATGCTAACGGCTCCTTTACCACGCCCCTCTTTACGAAGTCGCTGTCGCTGGCGGTCTCGCTCGGCTCGGCGTACAACTACCGCCTAGGACGCATCAATGGTGTGACCAATGGGGCGCACTCATGGACGCTGTCTCCGAACCTCTCTTTAGCCTATTCAAACAGTTGGCTCTACCTACGCGCTAAGGGAGGACTCAGATACCACTACGGCAGCCAAAGTCTACAGATCGCCACTTCGCCACACACTTACGACTGGAGTGCTGGAGGCGATGCGTCGGTGACGCTCCCACTAGGCTTCAAGGTGGAGAGCGAGGCGATCTACACACAAGGGATCGGATACCAAGAGCCTTACAACGTCGCCTCCGTACTGTGGAGCGCTGGGCTTTCTTACTCTTTCCTGAAGGATCAAGCAGCGACCCTACGCATCAAGGTGTATGACCTACTCAACGAGCAGCAGAGCATCTGGCGTCAGGTCACCGCTACGGAGATTAGCGACACCTGGTCCAACAGTCTCGGCCGCTACGCCATGCTGCACTTGATCTACCGCTTCCGACTCTAG
- a CDS encoding CD225/dispanin family protein, whose translation MKQYYIIRNNQPAGPYTIEELAAMGIKPDTIVWAEDIADWIPAYQVNELNSLFASTTAQTPPPYQVPYRQATEAPRYDTTGPEARPSVRPPMPPTYLVWSILVTIFLSRIIGIIAIVYSIQVSSRYYAGNYEGAAYASRQARLWVRVPAYIFLVMLLAFLIGGLLGWIINR comes from the coding sequence ATGAAGCAATACTACATCATTCGCAATAATCAGCCAGCTGGACCCTATACGATAGAGGAGCTTGCTGCGATGGGGATCAAACCCGACACGATAGTCTGGGCTGAGGATATAGCTGACTGGATACCCGCTTATCAGGTGAACGAGCTTAACTCGCTCTTTGCTTCCACCACTGCACAGACGCCTCCTCCTTATCAAGTGCCATATCGTCAGGCGACTGAAGCTCCTCGCTACGACACTACGGGTCCGGAGGCTCGACCATCAGTCCGTCCTCCTATGCCACCGACCTATCTCGTCTGGAGTATCCTCGTGACCATCTTTCTTTCTCGCATCATAGGTATCATTGCGATTGTCTACTCTATACAGGTCTCCTCTCGCTACTACGCTGGTAACTATGAGGGTGCCGCCTATGCTAGTCGTCAAGCTCGCCTGTGGGTTAGAGTTCCAGCCTACATCTTTCTAGTGATGCTCCTGGCATTTCTCATTGGAGGTCTACTTGGATGGATCATTAACAGATGA
- a CDS encoding CD225/dispanin family protein encodes MKQYYIIRNDQQAGPYTLEELAAMEITPDTVVWTEGMTDWAPAREVSELNSLFTRSAQTPPSYNAPSYGAPAAPQYHREPQYSRPPQYNTPAEQPPMPPTYLAWSIAVTILCCLIGGIVAIVYSSQVSSRYIAGDYQGAEYASRQARIWIIVSACVGFAVGIAYTVWAIFFSTSLAAFSGGYNI; translated from the coding sequence ATGAAGCAATACTATATCATTCGCAATGACCAGCAAGCTGGTCCCTACACCCTAGAGGAGCTGGCCGCGATGGAGATCACGCCTGACACGGTTGTCTGGACGGAGGGTATGACCGACTGGGCTCCTGCCCGTGAGGTGAGCGAGCTGAACTCGCTCTTTACAAGGAGCGCACAGACACCGCCTAGCTACAATGCGCCTAGCTATGGAGCCCCAGCAGCGCCGCAGTATCACAGAGAGCCGCAGTACAGTCGTCCCCCGCAGTACAACACGCCAGCCGAGCAGCCTCCTATGCCACCGACTTATCTCGCATGGAGCATCGCTGTGACGATCCTCTGCTGCCTCATCGGCGGTATCGTGGCGATCGTTTACTCTTCGCAAGTCTCCTCTCGCTATATCGCAGGTGACTACCAGGGCGCTGAATATGCTAGCCGTCAGGCTCGTATATGGATCATCGTCTCCGCCTGTGTTGGCTTTGCTGTGGGCATAGCTTACACTGTTTGGGCTATCTTTTTTAGCACATCACTGGCAGCTTTTTCTGGAGGGTACAATATCTAG